From a single Brassica napus cultivar Da-Ae chromosome C9, Da-Ae, whole genome shotgun sequence genomic region:
- the LOC106391316 gene encoding 1-deoxy-D-xylulose-5-phosphate synthase, chloroplastic isoform X2, protein MGFSKADISSGLNANSNVLLLRLPLLSIVRWDWHDDCVESLVCSFSNFIVWSDFNSRSLFLFMGSASIGYQSGISARFDRNLNLRSDATLSSLPCKVDFSRKSFLSAATSTHNKECSNRARVCSLPNTDEKLETPILDSIETPSQLKNLTVKELKHLADEIRTELLSVLWKTRKSVKPSLAAIELTLALHYVFRAPVDKILWDAVEQTYAHKVLTRRWSSIPSRQNNGVSGVTSRLESEYDSFGTGHGCNSISAGLGLAVARDIKGKRDRVVAVIDSVTITAGQAYEAMSNAGYLDSNMIVILNDNRHSLHPNMADGSKASISALSSFMSKIQSSQIFRKFRELAKAMTKKIGKGMYEWAAKVDEYARGMVGPTGSTLFEELGLYYIGPVDGHNIEDLVCVLREVASLDSMGPVLVHVITEEKRDAETASIIVKDRRTYSDCFVEALVMEAEKDRDIVVVHAGIEMDPSLVTFQERFPERFFNVGLAEQHAVTFSAGLSSGGLKPFCIIPSAFLQRAYDQVVHDVDRQRKAVRFVITSAGLVGSDGPVQCGAFDIAFMSCLPNMIAMAPANEDELVNMVATAANVTDRPVCFRFPRGAIVNKNYLVPTGVPVENRSEEEEFY, encoded by the exons ATGGGCTTTTCCAAAGCCGATATATCTTCAGGCCTCAATGCAAACTCaaatgttcttcttcttcgtcttccccTTCTCAGCATTGTGCGTTGGGATTGGCATGATGATTGTGTAGAATCCCTTGTAtgttctttttcaaattttatcgTCTGGTCCGACTTCAATTCAAGAAGCTTGTTTCTCTTCATGGGTTCGGCTTCGATTGGTTATCAATCCGGAATCTCAGCTCGATTTGACAGGAATCTTAATCTGAGGTCAGATGCTACCCTCTCCTCGCTTCCATGTAAAGTTGATTTTTCCAGAAAGAGCTTCTTGTCAGCTGCAACCTCCACTCACAACAAG GAATGTTCAAATCGAGCTCGGGTATGTTCTTTGCCAAATACTGATGAGAAACTCGAGACGCCAATACTAGACAGCATTGAGACTCCATCGCAGTTGAAGAATTTGACTGTAAAG gaGTTGAAGCACTTAGCTGATGAGATCCGTACTGAGCTTCTCTCTGTACTGTGGAAGACCCGAAAGTCTGTGAAACCTAGCTTGGCTGCCATAGAGCTTACCCTTGCTCTGCATTATGTGTTCCGTGCCCCCGTTGACAAGATACTGTGGGATGCTGTTGAACAA ACATATGCACATAAAGTATTGACCAGACGTTGGTCTTCGATACCATCAAGACAAAACAATGGTGTTTCTGGTGTCACTTCTCGATTGGAGAGTGAATACGATTCTTTTGGGACCGGCCATGGCTGCAACAGTATTTCTGCTGGGCTCG GCTTAGCAGTCGCTCGTGATATAAAAGGGAAGAGGGACCGGGTTGTTGCTGTGATAGACAGTGTGACAATCACTGCAGGTCAAGCATATGAGGCGATGAGCAATGCTGGTTACTTGGACTCTAATATGATTGTTATCCTAAATGATAACCGTCACTCTCTGCATCCAAATATGGCGGATGGATCCAAGGCATCCATCAGTGCACTATCTAGCTTCATGAGCAAAATCCAATCTAGCCAAATTTTTCGGAAATTCAGAGAACTAGCCAAA GCTATGACAAAGAAAATCGGAAAGGGGATGTATGAATGGGCAGCCAAAGTGGATGAGTATGCACGTGGTATGGTGGGACCAACAGGATCAACCCTCTTTGAAGAACTTGGTTTGTACTACATTGGTCCCGTTGATGGACACAACATTGAAGATTTAGTTTGTGTTCTCCGAGAAGTAGCTTCTCTAGATTCCATGGGTCCTGTGTTGGTCCATGTGATCACAGAGGAAAAGCGAGATGCAGAAACCGCAAGCATCATAGTGAAAG ATAGACGCACTTACAGTGATTGCTTTGTTGAGGCTTTGGTGATGGAAGCCGAAAAGGATAGAGATATTGTAGTAGTCCACGCAGGAATAGAGATGGATCCATCGCTTGTTACGTTTCAGGAGAGGTTTCCAGAGAGGTTTTTCAATGTCGGTCTGGCTGAACAGCACGCTGTCACATTCTCTGCTGGTCTTTCTTCTGGAGGTCTCAAGCCCTTTTGCATTATTCCCTCTGCTTTTCTACAAAGAGCTTATGATCAG GTGGTGCATGATGTAGACAGGCAGAGAAAGGCGGTGAGATTTGTTATTACAAGCGCAGGGCTTGTTGGATCCGATGGTCCTGTGCAGTGTGGAGCTTTTGACATAGCTTTTATGTCATGCTTACCGAACATGATAGCCATGGCTCCAGCTAATGAGGATGAGCTTGTGAATATGGTTGCAACTGCAGCTAACGTCACTGACCGCCCGGTTTGTTTCCGGTTCCCCAGAGGCGCCATCGTCAACAAGAATTACCTCGTCCCCACAGGAGTACCAGTTGAA aaTAGATCGGAAGAGGAAGAGTTCTATTAG
- the LOC106391316 gene encoding 1-deoxy-D-xylulose-5-phosphate synthase, chloroplastic isoform X1, producing the protein MGFSKADISSGLNANSNVLLLRLPLLSIVRWDWHDDCVESLVCSFSNFIVWSDFNSRSLFLFMGSASIGYQSGISARFDRNLNLRSDATLSSLPCKVDFSRKSFLSAATSTHNKECSNRARVCSLPNTDEKLETPILDSIETPSQLKNLTVKELKHLADEIRTELLSVLWKTRKSVKPSLAAIELTLALHYVFRAPVDKILWDAVEQTYAHKVLTRRWSSIPSRQNNGVSGVTSRLESEYDSFGTGHGCNSISAGLGLAVARDIKGKRDRVVAVIDSVTITAGQAYEAMSNAGYLDSNMIVILNDNRHSLHPNMADGSKASISALSSFMSKIQSSQIFRKFRELAKAMTKKIGKGMYEWAAKVDEYARGMVGPTGSTLFEELGLYYIGPVDGHNIEDLVCVLREVASLDSMGPVLVHVITEEKRDAETASIIVKDRRTYSDCFVEALVMEAEKDRDIVVVHAGIEMDPSLVTFQERFPERFFNVGLAEQHAVTFSAGLSSGGLKPFCIIPSAFLQRAYDQVVHDVDRQRKAVRFVITSAGLVGSDGPVQCGAFDIAFMSCLPNMIAMAPANEDELVNMVATAANVTDRPVCFRFPRGAIVNKNYLVPTGVPVEIGRGRVLLEGQKVALLGYGAMVQNCINAHSLLSKLGLNVTVADARFCKPLDIKLVRDLCQNHKFLITVEEGCVGGFGSHVAQFIALDGQLDGKIKWRPIVLPDGYIEEASPNEQLALAGLTGHHIAATALSLLGRTREALLLMS; encoded by the exons ATGGGCTTTTCCAAAGCCGATATATCTTCAGGCCTCAATGCAAACTCaaatgttcttcttcttcgtcttccccTTCTCAGCATTGTGCGTTGGGATTGGCATGATGATTGTGTAGAATCCCTTGTAtgttctttttcaaattttatcgTCTGGTCCGACTTCAATTCAAGAAGCTTGTTTCTCTTCATGGGTTCGGCTTCGATTGGTTATCAATCCGGAATCTCAGCTCGATTTGACAGGAATCTTAATCTGAGGTCAGATGCTACCCTCTCCTCGCTTCCATGTAAAGTTGATTTTTCCAGAAAGAGCTTCTTGTCAGCTGCAACCTCCACTCACAACAAG GAATGTTCAAATCGAGCTCGGGTATGTTCTTTGCCAAATACTGATGAGAAACTCGAGACGCCAATACTAGACAGCATTGAGACTCCATCGCAGTTGAAGAATTTGACTGTAAAG gaGTTGAAGCACTTAGCTGATGAGATCCGTACTGAGCTTCTCTCTGTACTGTGGAAGACCCGAAAGTCTGTGAAACCTAGCTTGGCTGCCATAGAGCTTACCCTTGCTCTGCATTATGTGTTCCGTGCCCCCGTTGACAAGATACTGTGGGATGCTGTTGAACAA ACATATGCACATAAAGTATTGACCAGACGTTGGTCTTCGATACCATCAAGACAAAACAATGGTGTTTCTGGTGTCACTTCTCGATTGGAGAGTGAATACGATTCTTTTGGGACCGGCCATGGCTGCAACAGTATTTCTGCTGGGCTCG GCTTAGCAGTCGCTCGTGATATAAAAGGGAAGAGGGACCGGGTTGTTGCTGTGATAGACAGTGTGACAATCACTGCAGGTCAAGCATATGAGGCGATGAGCAATGCTGGTTACTTGGACTCTAATATGATTGTTATCCTAAATGATAACCGTCACTCTCTGCATCCAAATATGGCGGATGGATCCAAGGCATCCATCAGTGCACTATCTAGCTTCATGAGCAAAATCCAATCTAGCCAAATTTTTCGGAAATTCAGAGAACTAGCCAAA GCTATGACAAAGAAAATCGGAAAGGGGATGTATGAATGGGCAGCCAAAGTGGATGAGTATGCACGTGGTATGGTGGGACCAACAGGATCAACCCTCTTTGAAGAACTTGGTTTGTACTACATTGGTCCCGTTGATGGACACAACATTGAAGATTTAGTTTGTGTTCTCCGAGAAGTAGCTTCTCTAGATTCCATGGGTCCTGTGTTGGTCCATGTGATCACAGAGGAAAAGCGAGATGCAGAAACCGCAAGCATCATAGTGAAAG ATAGACGCACTTACAGTGATTGCTTTGTTGAGGCTTTGGTGATGGAAGCCGAAAAGGATAGAGATATTGTAGTAGTCCACGCAGGAATAGAGATGGATCCATCGCTTGTTACGTTTCAGGAGAGGTTTCCAGAGAGGTTTTTCAATGTCGGTCTGGCTGAACAGCACGCTGTCACATTCTCTGCTGGTCTTTCTTCTGGAGGTCTCAAGCCCTTTTGCATTATTCCCTCTGCTTTTCTACAAAGAGCTTATGATCAG GTGGTGCATGATGTAGACAGGCAGAGAAAGGCGGTGAGATTTGTTATTACAAGCGCAGGGCTTGTTGGATCCGATGGTCCTGTGCAGTGTGGAGCTTTTGACATAGCTTTTATGTCATGCTTACCGAACATGATAGCCATGGCTCCAGCTAATGAGGATGAGCTTGTGAATATGGTTGCAACTGCAGCTAACGTCACTGACCGCCCGGTTTGTTTCCGGTTCCCCAGAGGCGCCATCGTCAACAAGAATTACCTCGTCCCCACAGGAGTACCAGTTGAA ATCGGAAGAGGAAGAGTTCTATTAGAAGGTCAAAAGGTGGCGTTGCTCGGGTATGGAGCCATGGTTCAGAACTGTATTAATGCTCACTCGCTTCTCTCCAAGCTCGGTTTGAACGTGACAGTAGCTGATGCAAGATTCTGCAAACCCCTGGACATTAAGCTCGTGCGTGATCTTTGTCAAAACCACAAGTTCCTTATTACTGTAGAAGAAGGCTGTGTTGGAGGGTTTGGATCCCATGTGGCTCAGTTCATAGCCCTTGATGGCCAGCTCGATGGGAAAATCAAG TGGAGACCGATTGTGTTACCGGATGGGTACATAGAAGAAGCGTCGCCTAACGAGCAGCTTGCGCTTGCGGGGCTAACGGGACATCACATAGCAGCAACAGCTCTGAGTCTATTGGGTCGAACTCGTGAAGCACTGCTCCTCATGAGCTAA